Proteins from a genomic interval of Oncorhynchus clarkii lewisi isolate Uvic-CL-2024 chromosome 13, UVic_Ocla_1.0, whole genome shotgun sequence:
- the LOC139423613 gene encoding toll-like receptor 13: MGKYFTSVETFDYRSKLSAKRVDLTSINQLIHLRKLTLRQVDLLIQRSVDIIFHNLTKLEDLEIYHCRIYSLEGSLTKDLKSLKRVYLHIENIYNVFYSFTEPLSSLQHLTFNNLQMFCSCDNAWLITWAKGCRQVEVIMLGSYSKTGMYALEDLICLSDNGIDTPNFVRYTEANCTTEVGFVLFVATGLGVLFFMLVVLVHNLAGPYLLPLYHITLGWLLEAMRSNTRGRYHYDAFVSYSGKDEHWLGKDIVENITDSLYRSRHTLCLVSRHYLRSNWCSLEMKLATYRLQVEQRDILLLVFLEKIPPRRLSAHHRLARLLKTRTYLDWPQDPLQHQAFWDRLWAKLKPPTEHEIRG; encoded by the exons ATGGGAAAGTACTTCACGTCTGTGGAGACATTTGACTACAGATCAAAGCTTTCAGCTAAAAGGGTTGATTTAACATCAATTAATCAGCTGATTCACCTGAGGAAACTGACTCTACGACAGGTGGATCTTTTAATACAGCGTTCTGTCGACATCATTTTTCACAACTTGACCAAACTGGAGGATCTGGAAATTTACCACTGCAGGATTTACTCTTTAGAGGGGAGTTTAACTAAAGACTTGAAATCTTTGAAAAGAGTGTATTTGCATATAGAGAACATTTATAATGTATTCTACAGCTTTACTGAACCTCTCTCTAGTCTTCAGCATTTGACGTTTAATAATTTACAGATGTTTTGCAGTTGTGACAATGCTTGGCTCATTACATGGGCAAAGGGGTGCAGGCAGGTTGAAGTGATCATGCTTGGTTCGTATTCTAAAACCGGTATGTATGCTTTGGAGGACTTGATATGCTTGTCGGACAATGGAATAGACACACCTAATTTTGTCAGGTACACAGAAGCCAACTGCACAACAGAGGTTGGCTTTGTGCTCTTTGTTGCGACTGGCCTGGGAGTCCTGTTCTTCATGCTGGTGGTGTTGGTCCATAACCTGGCCGGCccctacctcctccccctctaccacATCACCCTTGGCTGGCTATTAGAAGCCATGCGATCCAACACCAGGGGGCGCTACCACTATGATGCGTTTGTCTCCTACAGCGGGAAGGACGAGCACTGG CTGGGGAAGGACATTGTGGAGAACATCACAGACAGCCTCTACCGGAGCCGCCACACTCTCTGCCTAGTCAGCCGCCACTACCTACGCAGTAACTGGTGCTCTCTGGAGATGAAGCTGGCCACCTACAGGCTGCAGGTGGAACAAAGGGACATCCTCCTCCTGGTCTTCCTGGAGAAGATCCCCCCTCGCCGTCTGTCTGCCCACCACAGGCTGGCTCGCCTGCTGAAAACCAGGACTTATCTGGACTGGCCCCAGGACCCCCTTCAGCACCAGGCATTCTGGGACAGACTGTGGGCTAAACTGAAACCTCCGACTGAGCATGAGATCAGAGGTTGA